One window of the Anopheles cruzii chromosome 2, idAnoCruzAS_RS32_06, whole genome shotgun sequence genome contains the following:
- the LOC128268002 gene encoding D-glucuronyl C5-epimerase B has product MTAFKNGIGASADQKTRFFLIIMRLNPKFLLSLCVAVTLITFALWAYCGLYLWLTFSTSPHSKELLPSTGDLFEQTEEIDCIINQEYAIGCRKEGDEVYLPFSFLQKYFDVYGSLNVVDGSRRFDWTHSYGKVNYPKGGYDPRGIFMYFENYNVEMRDRVKCISALEGVPISTQWESQGYCYATQIAQFGLSHYSKNLTEPEPRRKVVEDGDREMAAWIIPKSSSLNRTLDPIVARAGGRSTGANMVLTFSTGKSFDTALVLPMDHVLDLVLSVDVLLKPNSTLCVTLQNRETQKMYHVYYILADLLIGVQDENIYYGIGLNSTGVWKRLTRDLFVDLQKGLPQYVITDKRRKMRRTELKVVEVSLLGNGSIDNLTLSTSEHIAHFYDAAEWLIRHQDPSSGGWPIPVRRKLGSGFGELARGWYSAMAQGHAISLLARAYYHSRGDQRYLRAALDGLKLFRIPSYQGGVLATFLGKYAWYEEYPTTPHSFVLNGFIYSLLGLYDLNSTAPANQSNEAAMLFEQGMTSLKKMLLLYDTGSGTSYDLRHFTLGIAPNLARWDYHATHVNQLLLLATIDPDPLIIQTAERWKNYMIGKRAQHN; this is encoded by the exons ATGACTGCGTTCAAAAACGGCATTGGCGCATCCGCAGATCAGAAG ACCCGATTCTTTCTCATCATTATGCGGCTGAACCCAAAGTTTCTGCTCAGTCTCTGCGTGGCGGTGACACTGATAACGTTCGCCCTTTGGGCGTACTGTGGC CTTTACTTGTGGTTAACTTTCTCGACCAGCCCTCACTCAAAGGAATTGCTTCCTTCAACAGGGGATCTGTTCGAGCAGACGGAGGAAATCGACTGTATCATCAATCAGGAGTACGCGATCGGGTGCCGCAAGGAGGGCGATGAAGTGTATCTGCCCTTTTCCTTCCTGCAGAAGTACTTTGACGTGTACGGGTCGCTGAACGTGGTCGATGGCAGCCGCAGGTTCGATTGGACGCACAGCTACGGGAAAGTTAACTATCCCAAGGGAGGCTACGATCCCCGTGGTATCTTTATGTACTTCGAAAACTACAACGTGGAGATGCGCGATCGCGTAAAGTGCATCAGTGCGCTCGAGGGTGTCCCGATTTCGACGCAGTGGGAAAGTCAGGGTTACTGTTACGCCACGCAAATTGCTCAGTTTGGACTTTCGCACTACAGTAAAAACCTGACCGAACCAGAGCCACGCCGCAAGGTGGTCGAGGATGGTGATCGTGAAATGGCCGCCTGGATCATACCGAAAAGTAGCTCCCTGAATAGAACGCTCGATCCGATCGTCGCGAGGGCGGGAGGACGATCGACGGGCGCGAACATGGTGTTGACCTTCTCCACCGGCAAGTCTTTCGATACGGCGCTCGTCCTGCCGATGGATCATGTGTTGGATTTGGTACTGAGCGTAGACGTGCTGCTGAAACCGAACTCAACCCTATGCGTGACGCTGCAGAACCGGGAAACACAGAAGATGTACCACGTGTACTACATTCTTGCCGATCTTCTGATCGGCGTACAGGATGAGAACATTTACTACGGCATCGGTCTAAACAGTACCGGAGTGTGGAAGCGTTTGACCCGCGATCTGTTTGTTGATCTGCAGAAAGGTTTGCCACAGTACGTGATCACCGACAAGCGGCGCAAGATGCGGCGCACTGAGTTGAAGGTGGTGGAAGTGTCGTTACTCGGCAACGGCAGTATCGACAATTTGACTCTCTCGACGAGTGAACATATtgcacatttttatgatgcGGCCGAGTGGTTGATACGGCACCAGGACCCGAGTAGCGGTGGATGGCCTATTCCAGTGCGAAGAAAATTAGGCTCTGGGTTCGGTGAGCTGGCACGTGGATGGTACTCGGCAATGGCTCAGGGCCACGCCATTTCGCTACTGGCACGAGCTTACTACCATTCGCGGGGTGACCAACGCTATCTGCGGGCGGCTCTCGACGGGTTAAAGCTCTTTCGGATACCGTCCTACCAGGGCGGAGTGCTGGCCACTTTTCTGGGGAAGTACGCCTGGTACGAGGAGTACCCGACGACACCGCACTCGTTCGTGCTGAATGGCTTCATCTACTCGCTACTGGGACTGTACGATTTGAATTCGACCGCACCGGCCAACCAATCGAACGAAGCTGCGATGCTGTTTGAGCAAGGCATGACGAGTCTGAAGAAGATGTTGCTCCTGTACGATACGGGATCGGGTACGAGCTACGATTTGCGTCACTTTACGCTCG GAATTGCACCAAACTTAGCCCGATGGGACTATCACGCAACGCACGTCAATCAACTGCTACTGTTGGCCACTATCGACCCTGACCCGCTGATCATCCAGACGGCTGAACGGTGGAAAAACTACATGATAGGCAAACGAGCACAGCACAATTAA